CCGGGACCTTGCCGGCTGGTCCTGGTGCTTCCCAGCCCACAGTGCGCACGTAGCCTTCTATGTTCAGAGCCCGCGCCATCCATCGGGGTCCTGCTGGGCTGCGGGGGGGAACCAACGGCGTGGGTGGGGCTCTGGCGCCCCCACGTGTCCATCCCAGGAAGTCCTCATTTATTAGAGAcacaggggcttccgtggtggcgcagtggttgagagtctgcctgccgatgcagggaacaggttccccggtccgggaaggttctgcaggttcgtgccccggtccgggaagatcccacatgccatggagcggctgggcccgtgagccatggccgctgagcctgcgcgtccggagcctgtgctccgcaacgggagaggccacagcagtgagaggcccgcgtaccgcaaaaataaataaataaataaataaaaaagaacagacacaGGACTCCAATGATGCCCAAGACCCCATACCCACTTGGGACCCCTGAGGCCTTCGCCTGGGACTGAGAAAGGGTTTCCTTCTTCGAAGCTGCCCACCTCAGAAAGGGACCACTTCCTCAAGCCCACGCCCCATCCTCTCAGCATCCCTTTCCCAGAGACACCTGGTTTCAGCCCATGGGGAACCAGAACTTTCCAGCGGACTTAAGAGGCTTTTCTCCTCTCATTCATTTTGCTTTCTCCAATTCGTTTTCCCACAAACCCAGACATGCTCTTTTtctcactgactttttttttttggctgcgttgggtcttcgttgctgcacacgggctttctttagttgcatcgagcggggaaggggctactcttccttgcagtgcatgggcttctcattgcggtggcttctcttgctgtattgcggtggcttctcttgctgtggagcacgggctctaggcgcgtgggcttcagtagttgtggcacacgggctctagagtgcaagctcagtagttgtggcgcatgggcttcattgctccgcagcatgtgggatcgtcccagaccagggcttgaacccatgtctcctacattggcaggcagattctcaaccactgcgccaccagggaagccccttctcacTGACTTTTGACTGCAGGCTCAACTCCTCTGTCCCAGGGAATACAAACTTATATTTTATCATCACTATTTTCTTTTCAGAGGGGGAGCATAGTGTCACAGAAGTAGGGGTCTACAGCCAGGACCCTGGGTTCTCTGCCATctactagctgtgtggtcttgtcGAGTTAACTCTGAGTCCCCATTTCCAGGGGCAAAGGGGACAATATCCACCTGTCAAGACAGTATGAGGGTCCAATGAAATAGCGCAGAGATGCTTTGGAATTTATAAAGGGCCAGAGAAAGTTTGGTTCCTATAACTCATTTTCCCTGGTTGGGGCCCTTTCCCTCAGTCTGGGCTCCTCATTCCCCCAGATGATAGGCTCCCTCTCTGAGGCTCCTACTCCGCCTGACACGTCCCTTTGTCCACAGCAGTCCACGTTTTCTGGCTCCCAGTGGAATGTTAGGTCCCTGAGGACACTGAACACACTGTCTTGTCCATTTCCCTGTCCCTGAGCTGAGCATGGAGTGTGGCGCAGAGGGACATTAACTGCTTGTTTGCAAAGTCAGTCCTGCCCCTTTCCTGCTGCTCTCACTGGCTTCTATTCCCTCCTCCCCATCTGTCCTTGCCCCAGGTCCTGAGATGTCACCACCCTCAGACTGGGTCCATATCATCATGTCTCAGTATTCACGCTGAGTTCAGGGTGCAGCACGAAGAAGGTGCTCGCTAAGTGCTGGCTGCTTGAAGAAAGCTTGGAAGGAAATGCTCTCCTTCAGGCTCTGCTTCTCTGAGGGACTTATGGAGAGAGAGCCCTGCACTGGGTGGGCAATGCTCAGGTCAGAGCCTCTCCCCATCAGCCACCGCTGGGTGCCCAGATGTGCATCTGAAGCTCTGAGGGCCTTGTCGCATCTCCCTTAGAGCAGGGGCAAGGCTGGGAGGCGTGAGGATGCGGTGACTGAGcgacatttgtgtgtgtgtgtgtgtgtgtctgtctgcccCTCAGAACACACAGTGACACCCACCAACAAAGACAGACACCACAGCAGCCAGGGGTAGAAACAACTCGTGTATTGatttggggaggagagaaggggtgcAGATGGGAAATGGGAGGCAAGGGGCTCCTTAGTGTTTGCCAAAATCCACTGCCACACACCCTCCAcccttcctcatcttcctcctctgtgGTGGGGCCCCAGCAGGCTCTCCCCCATTCTAGtcagcctccctctccctcctcccctacaCCCACCTGACCTCGATCTCCAGTGACTGGGCACAGCCCACCCCTGGCTCTGAAGCTGGGTGACGGCAGGCTCATTCTAACCTTTCTTCACCCTCCTTCTACCTCCCACCTCATTCCCATCTCTTGTCTAAATAACATACAGAAAAAGCAAGCGCAGCTGGTACCTGGGAGAATCAAGTCATCccggggctggggacaggggggaactgggggcggggcaggcggaGGAGCCTCAGCCAGGTGTAGTGGAACGATGGGGGATGGCCCAGGGGCCTGGCGGAGAAGACTCCACACCTGCCTCTCAGGCACCATGTCACAGGGTCCCCAGGATGGGGGCAGAAGGCAGGGCAGAAAAGCAGAAACTAGGCTCTGTAAAAAGCATCCCTTTCCCTTGGCTCCCTCTTTGGTTTTAAGGCAGATATGGAGTTCCCCAGAAGCAGGGGAAAAAAGGGGGGGATTGAGATAGATGCGCTTTTTGGGGGGGCTTATGTTTTTCCTTCAGTATAAAACCACTGTAGAAAATAActtctcttagaaaaaaacaaaaacatagaagaaaaaacaaaggggTATTTTTCTTTGGCTTCAAGCCCCTTcccaggaggggcagggcaggggtgggcatgaggtgaggaggaagcaggaggccTCCGCCCCCATCCCTGCCTGGCAGGTCCCAGATTACATGATGCTGCAGTTCTGGGGGCtctaagagagaagaaagaaggggagaCGTGTGAGCCGCAGCACCTGGCCCATACCCTCCCTCCCCttaccccccgccccacccctgccctccaatCTGGGGCTCAGACAGGAGGGGCAGGATGCGGGAGCGACCATCTAGGATCTTGGGCTTCGGGGAGGAGGCTCCCACTCCCCCGGGCTGCGGAAGAGAAGGCTCTCCCCCCACAGGGCCACCCTAACCCTCAGGGACCAGGGCCCCGCTGCCTGTGGGGGTGTAGAGGCAGAGGGACAACTCACCTGGGTTCGGAGTCTGGAGTTGCCCAGGAGGTAGGAGCGGGTGACCAGGCTGTCCCCGAAGCTGccacccccactgccccccacacCGCGGTAGCTGCGAGTGACTGTGACACTGGAGGCGGAGGAGCCAGAGGAGATGGATCCGCCCACCTGGGCTCCTGAGCTGCTGGCAGACGCCTTGTCTGCAGGCTGCCCGCACGTCCCGCACAGCACGGTGCGCGAGCGCAGGTTGTACTCGGCGGGGTCCCCCGAGCTGCTGCCGTGGGAGCCCTGAGGAGGGAGACAAGGCTCAGGCCTGACGGCGAGTCTGAGACTGACTGCTCAGGCCCAACACCCAGGCTCCGCGCTCCTGCAGGTTCCCAGTTACCAGGTGGGAAGGTGGGGTTCTGCGCTCAAGTAACCTAACCTAACCTAACCTAACGGTGGGCGAGCAATAGGGCTTAGGGGGCCGGGGCTGGGAAGGGAGGACACGAAAGGGGGCAGGGTCATGAAGTCTTGGGGACAGAAGACAGGGAATGGGAGTTGTGGCTTTGACTCTGTCCTAGCTACTCTGAGCttaagagggaaaggagagagagtgagCAAGCTTGTAGAGCAGCAGGCATGCAAAATTAATTGGGAAGCGGCGTGGGTGAGAGAGACCGTTCTCCCAGGAAAAATGGGGGAGATGAGAGGCCATGCAGGTGACAGGAATGGGGAGGAGACAAGAAAGGAGATGCATGCAACAGAAAttgggggagagaggcagggctgggtgcCCCACATCTGTCCTCCCATCCCTGTCCCAGGAGACAAATCCAGACCCTTGTCCACTGCTCCCATGGGAAGACTCCATGGCATCAGAAAGTTCCACTCCCTTCCTTACCAGAGTAGGGAACCCAGACACCTGGGTTCCCTGTTCAAGGTatagggaggagagagaagaaaagccagGGCAGCAAGTGAAGTTCCAAAACATTCTTTAATGAAAAGATTTTTGGGGCACGGGAAGGCCAGGGAGAGGCTGTCCCTAGGCCTGGCTGGGTGCCCCAGCGTGGGCTTGGCCTCAGCGGCGGCTGCCACTCACGTGGTGGTGATGGAGCAGGTCATCTCCATCCTCATCCTCGTCATCCTCAACCATAGTCACTGAGCGCACCAGCTTGCGCATGGCCACCTCCTGCCGGGGATACGAGAGCCCCAGGGGTCAGGGCTCAGGGCCAGGGGAGGAGTGTGCAGCATACCCAACCCAGTGACCACCTAAGAACCTTCGAGTGGCCTGCCCGTTGTCCAACCTGCTGCTTACTCTGTCCTCTGTGGTACTGGAGCTAAGGAAATTGTTTCTACCCCAGGGTGACACTGTCAAACTCTCTGGGTAGGAGCATGGTCTGCCTTAACAATCCTCACTGTCTAACCTCCACCCCTCCTGCTGCTGGGGGAGGCAGCTTTGGGTCTGTACACTGGTTAGAGAGTTTGGGGCCTGGGACTGCACAGGAGAGCTGGGAGGAAGTGGCCCTGAATTGGCCCCTTTGGGTTGGGGGCAGCTGGCTCCTACTTTGGCCGTCAGGGGAACTTTGTCCAGTAAGAGGCCAGCCTGCGGCATACTCACTTCCCCAGTGGAGTTGATGAGAGCCGTACGCAGGCTGTTTCCACAGCCCCAGGTGTTCTGTGCCTTCCACACCAAGTCGGTAGGGGGGCTATGGGTGGCCCCAGCTCCTGCAGCCCAGATCTGGGGGAGGGAGAATTAGAGAAGGGTGCTCACTCCAGCACTCCCATCCTCAGGCCAACCCATCCCCACCCGAGGCCACCCCAGAGTCCCAAACACCCTGCCACTCACCGTCACCACCTGACCAGCCTTCAGAGTGAACTTTGGCGGGAAGCGGTAGGTCAGTAGGGGATCATCTCCATTCTGGCGCTTGATCTGCCAGTTGCCCATGGACTGGTCCTGccggggagagaaggggaaggttGGGGGAGGCTCGTTCAGGCTCTTGGGTCTATCTCACTCTATTCTGCCCCTCGCTGCCTTCCCCCTCAAGGATAAATAATAGCTACATCTATGGGCTCTTATGCTGTGCCAAACACACTCAGTACTTTCATTTTCCCAAGAATTCAAAGGGTTAGGgactattattatgcccattttacagatgaggaaaccgatgctctgagaggttaaataaattgccGAAGGTCTCACTGCCACCGATGAGTCCCggagccaggactggaaccaGAGTGTGGAGGAGATATCCACACTGCCCTGGTCTGCCTCTGATGGGAGGAACAGCCCTCCCCACAAactccatcccttcactttccagGTTTTCTCCCTAACCCGGATGCATTCTCTTAGACCCAACCTGGGGGACTACCTCATTTGACTTGTTGCGCAGGCGTACGAACTTGCCCTCCTCATCCACCTCCTCCACGGCCACGCGCCCGCTGGTGCGAGCGTGCTGGGAGAAGCTGCTGCGGCTCTCCGTGGACTCCAGCTTGCGCTTTTTGGTGATGCTGCCCCCACTCTGTGTCTGGGACGAGTGGGAGGAGGCCCGGCCGCGGCTGCGCTgcgaggtggggctgggggacaggcGTAGCCTGCGGAGGGGGAGACAGGGTGGGGGGCCTAGTCAAGGCCGGTGGCAGGCCGGAGGCGGCCGCTAGCACCTCCCCAACTCCCGCACAGCCCACCTCTCCTCCTCGCCCTCCAGGAGCTTGCGGTAGGCGTGGATCTCCATGTCCAGGGCCAGCTTGATGTCCAGCAGCTCCTGGTACTCGTCCAGCTGCTGTTGCATCCTTGCCCGCATTTCCGCCATCTCCCGCTCCTTGTCTGCCAGCAGCCGCCGGCTGGTGTCCCGCTCACGGGCCAGCGAGTCCTCCAGGTCCCTCAGCTTTGCTTCCTTGGCTGCCAGCTGGGTGATGGGGGGCAGGGGTCTGATGAGCTCCCAAGGGCCCCAAGTATGGAGATGTAAGGGGTAGGGGACACCCAGTTATCCTCCCCAGGATCTCCAGGCTCCCATCAGAGCCTTTTATGGCTCTAATGTGGCCTCGGCTGGCTGGTGACGACTGGGGAGGCCTTCTCAATATCCAACTGAAATCTCTTAATCTGAGGCTAGAACCTGTTTCCTCTGCCACAAGTGGCACAGCCAGCTAGAAGAATATTGATGCTTTTAACACCTCACACTGGGTCTCCTGGCAGATCTATGAGTTAGGGAGGATAAGAATGATCTCCATATTCAAATGGGAAAACCAAGGCTCTGAGAAGCAAGGTCTTACAGGCGAGATAAGAGGTAGTCCTGGAACAGCAAACTGGTCATCTGACTCCAAATCCTAGGCTTCTTACTCAGCCTGTGGTCCTGGGGGCATGTTCTGTCCACTACCCTCCCCTCCTCAGGACTTCCACTTGACATCCTGACATCCTGCCCAGACTATTGGctgatgggggaggggcggggtgggggcatCACCTGCTTCTGGAGCTGGCTGAGCTGGGCGGAGAGGCTGTCGATGCGGACGCGGGACTGCTGCAGCTCCTCGTGGGCAGCCCCCATCAGGTTGCTGTTTCTCTCGGCTGACTGCCTGGCATTATCCAGCTGGAGGGGAGGACACAGGGTTAGGGCTGCAGTGACCAAAGGCAGGAGGGACCTGAGAAGGGCATCACTGCTGCAGCGTCAGGGGCCGGGTACCCTGAGCTCCTGACACCGTCCTCCCGATCTCCCACAGGACATCTCAGGGTGGGCGGGTGGAGGGCTGCTGGGGGCAGAGGCAGCAAGGGAGCCACGGGATAATGAGCACCTTGGCAGAATAGGTCTTCTCCAGTTCCTTCTTGTACTGTTCCACCTGGTCCTCGTGCTGGGCCCGCAGCTCCTGCAGGGCATCCGCCAGCCGGCTCTCAAACTCACGCTGCTTCCCATTATCAATCTCCACCAGTCGCGTCTCATGGCGGCGCTTGGTCTCACGAAGCTCCTGGAAGGGTTGGACCCAGAAACCAAAATCAGAACTAGTCCTTCAAGGATGAAACCCAAGTTCCCGGCCCAGCCCTAACCCTGAATGGAGTCACTGTAAAGCCCCACTTTAACCTGGGGGCTGGCCACCCCCCAACTCCCCATCCACTAGTACAAGGGAGTCAGGCAGGGAGCTCTGCACACAGCTgatcccccagccccagctctgacGTCTGTCACCACCCAGCCCTGGTCCTCCGGTCTGCAGGGCACAGTTCCCACCTCGCTGTAGATGTTCTTCTGGAAGTCCAGCTCCTCCTTCAGGGTC
The sequence above is drawn from the Tursiops truncatus isolate mTurTru1 chromosome 1, mTurTru1.mat.Y, whole genome shotgun sequence genome and encodes:
- the LMNA gene encoding lamin gives rise to the protein METPSQRRATRGGAQGSSTPLSPTRITRLQEKEDLQELNDRLAVYIDRVRSLETENAGLRLRITESEEVVSREVSGIKAAYEAELGDARKTLDSVAKERARLQLELSKVREEFKDLKARNTKKEGDLMAAQARLKDLEALLNSKEAALSTALSEKRTLEGELHDLRGQVAKLEAALSEAKKQLQDEMLRRVDAENRLQTLKEELDFQKNIYSEELRETKRRHETRLVEIDNGKQREFESRLADALQELRAQHEDQVEQYKKELEKTYSAKLDNARQSAERNSNLMGAAHEELQQSRVRIDSLSAQLSQLQKQLAAKEAKLRDLEDSLARERDTSRRLLADKEREMAEMRARMQQQLDEYQELLDIKLALDMEIHAYRKLLEGEEERLRLSPSPTSQRSRGRASSHSSQTQSGGSITKKRKLESTESRSSFSQHARTSGRVAVEEVDEEGKFVRLRNKSNEDQSMGNWQIKRQNGDDPLLTYRFPPKFTLKAGQVVTIWAAGAGATHSPPTDLVWKAQNTWGCGNSLRTALINSTGEEVAMRKLVRSVTMVEDDEDEDGDDLLHHHHGSHGSSSGDPAEYNLRSRTVLCGTCGQPADKASASSSGAQVGGSISSGSSASSVTVTRSYRGVGGSGGGSFGDSLVTRSYLLGNSRLRTQSPQNCSIM